Proteins encoded by one window of Anaerosalibacter sp. Marseille-P3206:
- a CDS encoding TatD family hydrolase yields the protein MLIDSHAHLDEDRFDKDRDKLIKSLNENGISMVINPGADLPSSIKSVKLSEQYDNIYAAVGVHPHSADEMDEGTIEVLKAFGNREKVVAIGEIGLDFYYDNSPRDIQRKWFKRQMELAKELNLPIIVHSREADQETFDMIKAQSDGNLTGVIHCYSGSVELMKEYIKLGYYISLGGPVTFKNAKTPKEVAKAVPLDRLLVETDSPYLTPEPYRGKRNEPLYVRHVAAMIAELREMTIEEIARATSENTKRLFNLR from the coding sequence ATGCTTATAGATAGTCATGCTCATTTAGACGAGGATAGATTTGACAAGGATAGAGATAAATTGATCAAATCCTTAAATGAAAACGGAATATCCATGGTTATAAATCCAGGAGCAGATTTGCCAAGTAGTATAAAATCTGTAAAGCTCTCTGAACAATATGATAACATCTATGCTGCAGTGGGGGTTCATCCCCACTCAGCTGATGAGATGGATGAAGGCACAATAGAAGTGTTAAAGGCCTTTGGAAATAGAGAAAAAGTAGTGGCTATAGGTGAAATAGGACTAGACTTCTACTACGACAATTCTCCTAGAGATATTCAGAGGAAATGGTTTAAAAGACAAATGGAACTTGCAAAAGAGTTAAATTTGCCTATTATTGTCCATTCAAGAGAGGCAGATCAAGAGACTTTTGACATGATAAAAGCACAAAGTGATGGAAATCTAACAGGAGTAATACATTGCTATTCTGGAAGTGTAGAGCTTATGAAAGAGTATATAAAATTAGGCTATTATATATCTCTTGGAGGCCCAGTGACTTTCAAAAATGCTAAGACTCCTAAGGAAGTGGCTAAGGCTGTACCACTAGATAGGCTATTAGTGGAAACAGATTCACCGTATTTGACTCCAGAACCTTATAGGGGTAAAAGAAATGAACCCCTTTATGTTAGACATGTAGCAGCTATGATAGCAGAACTTAGAGAAATGACCATTGAAGAGATAGCTAGAGCTACTAGTGAAAACACCAAAAGACTATTCAATCTAAGATAA
- the rnmV gene encoding ribonuclease M5 has product MIKEIIVVEGRDDIQAVKRAVDAEVIATGGYGFNREFLENLKVISEKRGVIILTDPDFAGDKIRREISKKLKNCKHAFLPKGKAMKNGDIGVENANSEDILEAINKARPIVTEKRIEFTQRDMIQYELTGEENARERRETLGKILGIGYGNTKQFLNRLNNYGVTRKEFLNALERMNRGNE; this is encoded by the coding sequence TTGATAAAGGAAATAATAGTAGTAGAAGGAAGAGACGATATTCAAGCTGTAAAGAGAGCAGTAGATGCAGAAGTAATAGCTACGGGAGGCTATGGATTCAATAGAGAATTTCTAGAGAATCTAAAGGTCATTTCAGAGAAAAGAGGAGTTATAATCCTTACAGACCCAGATTTTGCAGGAGATAAGATAAGAAGAGAAATCTCAAAAAAGCTTAAAAATTGCAAGCATGCTTTTCTTCCTAAGGGAAAAGCTATGAAAAATGGGGATATTGGTGTTGAAAATGCCAATAGCGAAGATATACTTGAAGCTATAAACAAGGCAAGACCTATAGTCACCGAAAAGAGAATAGAATTTACCCAAAGAGACATGATACAATATGAACTCACAGGTGAAGAAAATGCAAGAGAGAGAAGAGAAACCTTAGGAAAGATATTGGGCATAGGCTATGGCAATACAAAACAGTTTTTAAATAGACTCAATAACTATGGTGTTACGAGAAAAGAATTCTTAAATGCATTGGAGAGGATGAATAGAGGAAATGAATGA
- the rsmA gene encoding 16S rRNA (adenine(1518)-N(6)/adenine(1519)-N(6))-dimethyltransferase RsmA, giving the protein MNEKRLYSPSYIKEIIDSYGFRFSKSLGQNFLIDGNIVRKICEEGQITKDDEVLEIGPGIGTLTEELALRARKVVAVEIDKTLLPILGETLTDYDNIEIVHGDILKLDLQELFKEKFESKSIKVVANLPYYITTPIISRFLEEEIDVDSILVMVQKEVAERMGASPGSKDYGSLSVFVQYYTEPEIVLTVPKNVFMPRPNVDSAVIRLKMRKEKIALKDKDIFFKVVKAAFSKRRKTILNSLSQGLNMEKEKIREILEKAGISPTERAENLNIEEFSKISSLFPPFNIY; this is encoded by the coding sequence ATGAATGAAAAACGACTTTACTCTCCTAGTTATATAAAAGAGATAATAGATTCATATGGATTTAGATTTTCTAAGAGTTTGGGGCAAAATTTTCTTATAGATGGAAATATTGTTAGAAAGATTTGCGAAGAAGGCCAAATCACTAAAGATGATGAGGTTTTGGAAATAGGCCCTGGAATAGGTACATTGACGGAAGAACTAGCCCTTCGTGCTAGAAAGGTAGTAGCAGTAGAAATAGACAAAACACTACTTCCAATACTAGGAGAAACTCTAACTGATTATGATAATATAGAGATTGTCCATGGAGATATACTAAAACTTGATTTACAAGAACTTTTCAAGGAGAAATTTGAGAGTAAAAGCATTAAAGTAGTGGCAAATCTTCCATATTACATTACCACTCCAATTATAAGCAGATTTTTGGAAGAAGAAATAGATGTAGACAGTATCTTGGTAATGGTTCAAAAAGAAGTAGCAGAGAGAATGGGCGCTTCTCCAGGAAGCAAAGACTACGGTTCTCTGTCTGTATTTGTACAGTACTATACAGAGCCGGAAATAGTCCTAACAGTTCCTAAAAATGTATTTATGCCAAGGCCAAATGTGGATTCTGCAGTTATACGTCTTAAGATGAGAAAGGAAAAAATAGCTCTCAAAGATAAAGATATCTTTTTTAAGGTAGTTAAAGCTGCTTTTTCAAAGAGGAGAAAAACCATATTAAATTCTCTTTCCCAAGGATTAAATATGGAAAAAGAAAAAATTAGAGAAATCTTAGAAAAGGCAGGAATTAGCCCAACAGAGAGAGCAGAAAACTTAAATATAGAAGAATTTTCAAAGATTAGTTCACTATTCCCTCCTTTTAACATATATTAA